A single window of Solanum dulcamara chromosome 5, daSolDulc1.2, whole genome shotgun sequence DNA harbors:
- the LOC129888457 gene encoding myb family transcription factor PHL11-like isoform X1: protein MDRMYNGGGEMGYGYENGVVMTRDPKPRLRWTADLHDRFVDAVTKLGGPDKATPKSVLRLMGLKGLTLYHLKSHLQKYRLGQQTKKQNAAEQNSENIAGESFGQFSLHSSGPSITSSSMNGMQGEAPISEALRCQIEVQKNLHEQLEVQQKLQMRIEAQGKYLQAILDKAQKSLSTDMNSPSAVDETRAQLTDFNIALSNLMDYMHGHNENETTAGKRTQDDTNKDLQKSTYLMEGEQKKMMNIKLEETSVSFDLNSRSSYDFISMNSAALEAKPFSSGRLEI, encoded by the exons ATGGATAGGATGTATAATGGTGGAGGAGAGATGGGTTATGGGTATGAAAATGGGGTGGTGATGACAAGGGACCCAAAGCCAAGATTGAGATGGACTGCTGATTTACATGATCGTTTTGTTGATGCTGTAACTAAGCTTGGTGGACCTGATA AAGCAACTCCCAAGTCAGTACTAAGGTTAATGGGATTGAAGGGCTTGACACTCTATCATTTGAAGAGTCATTTGCAG AAGTATAGACTTGGACAGCAGACCAAGAAACAAAATGCAGCAGAACAAAACAGTGAGAATATTG CAGGGGAGTCCTTTGGACAATTCAGTTTGCATTCCTCAGGACCGAGTATCACTTCATCAAGCATGAACGGTATGCAAGG AGAAGCTCCAATCAGTGAGGCACTGAGGTGTCAGATTGAAGTCCAGAAAAATTTACACGAGCAGCTTGAG GTTCAACAGAAACTGCAAATGAGAATTGAAGCACAGGGCAAGTACTTGCAAGCAATATTAGATAAAGCTCAGAAGAGCCTGTCCACCGATATGAACTCTCCTAGTGCTGTAGACGAAACAAGAGCTCAGCTTACAGATTTCAATATAGCTCTGTCAAATTTAATGGATTACATGCACGGACACAACGAGAATGAAACTACTGCAGGTAAAAGGACACAAGATGATACTAATAAGGATCTACAAAAGTCTACATACTTAATGGAGGGAGAACAAAAGAAGATGATGAATATTAAGCTCGAAGAAACTTCCGTTAGCTTCGATTTGAATTCCAGAAGTAGCTATGATTTTATTAGCATGAATTCAGCTGCATTGGAAGCTAAACCATTTTCAAgtggaagattggaaatataa
- the LOC129888457 gene encoding myb family transcription factor PHL11-like isoform X2 has translation MDRMYNGGGEMGYGYENGVVMTRDPKPRLRWTADLHDRFVDAVTKLGGPDKATPKSVLRLMGLKGLTLYHLKSHLQKYRLGQQTKKQNAAEQNSENIGESFGQFSLHSSGPSITSSSMNGMQGEAPISEALRCQIEVQKNLHEQLEVQQKLQMRIEAQGKYLQAILDKAQKSLSTDMNSPSAVDETRAQLTDFNIALSNLMDYMHGHNENETTAGKRTQDDTNKDLQKSTYLMEGEQKKMMNIKLEETSVSFDLNSRSSYDFISMNSAALEAKPFSSGRLEI, from the exons ATGGATAGGATGTATAATGGTGGAGGAGAGATGGGTTATGGGTATGAAAATGGGGTGGTGATGACAAGGGACCCAAAGCCAAGATTGAGATGGACTGCTGATTTACATGATCGTTTTGTTGATGCTGTAACTAAGCTTGGTGGACCTGATA AAGCAACTCCCAAGTCAGTACTAAGGTTAATGGGATTGAAGGGCTTGACACTCTATCATTTGAAGAGTCATTTGCAG AAGTATAGACTTGGACAGCAGACCAAGAAACAAAATGCAGCAGAACAAAACAGTGAGAATATTG GGGAGTCCTTTGGACAATTCAGTTTGCATTCCTCAGGACCGAGTATCACTTCATCAAGCATGAACGGTATGCAAGG AGAAGCTCCAATCAGTGAGGCACTGAGGTGTCAGATTGAAGTCCAGAAAAATTTACACGAGCAGCTTGAG GTTCAACAGAAACTGCAAATGAGAATTGAAGCACAGGGCAAGTACTTGCAAGCAATATTAGATAAAGCTCAGAAGAGCCTGTCCACCGATATGAACTCTCCTAGTGCTGTAGACGAAACAAGAGCTCAGCTTACAGATTTCAATATAGCTCTGTCAAATTTAATGGATTACATGCACGGACACAACGAGAATGAAACTACTGCAGGTAAAAGGACACAAGATGATACTAATAAGGATCTACAAAAGTCTACATACTTAATGGAGGGAGAACAAAAGAAGATGATGAATATTAAGCTCGAAGAAACTTCCGTTAGCTTCGATTTGAATTCCAGAAGTAGCTATGATTTTATTAGCATGAATTCAGCTGCATTGGAAGCTAAACCATTTTCAAgtggaagattggaaatataa
- the LOC129889617 gene encoding uncharacterized protein LOC129889617, translating to MATLRYLLSKSSTSLKLSQPLHLYRSNNFPHISQFLRALHSFASREFHCHSLNSRSFSTSPEYVAQDSDSSIAAALNLDSRVPATIITGFLGSGKTTLLNHILTSQHGKRIAVIENEFGEVDIDGSLVASHSSSNEEILMVNNGCLCCTVRGDLVKMLLELVKNRRDRFDHIVIETTGLAKPGPVIETFCSDELVSRHVKLDGVVTLVDCKHSLQHLNKVKPRFVSNEAVEQVAYADRIILNKIDLVTESELEVLTKRIKHINGMAQIKRAKHGVVDMDFVLGVGGYDLDRVDSEVQSEGSHCGHKHEDRHEHHKSHHVHHDHVHDSAVSSVSIVSEGTIDLDEVDDWLERLIEENGDDLYRMKGVLSVSDSEERYVFQGVHSILDGCPGKTWEPNEKRMNKLVFIGRNLDEAALRKGFKGCLCEE from the exons ATGGCTACTCTGAGATACTTGCTCTCCAAATCATCAACATCTCTAAAACTCAGCCAACCTCTCCATCTTTATCGCTCCAACAACTTCCCTCACATTTCCCAATTCCTAAGAGCTCTTCACTCATTCGCTTCCAGAGAATTCCATTGCCATTCACTTAATTCTAGAAGTTTCTCCACTTCTCCTGAGTACGTCGCCCAAGACTCTGATTCTTCCATTGCAGCCGCTTTGAATCTTGATAGTCGTGTTCCGGCCACTATTATTACTGGTTTTCTTGGCTCTGGAAAG ACTACTCTGTTGAATCATATACTGACATCTCAGCATGGGAAGCGGATTGCTGTGATTGAAAATGAG TTTGGTGAGGTGGACATTGATGGCTCATTGGTTGCTAGTCATTCTTCATCTAATGAGGAGATTCTCATGGTTAATAATGGTTGTCTATGCTGTACTGTACGTGGTGACCTTGTTAAGATGCTGTTGGAGCTCGTTAAGAATAGGAGAGACAGATTTGATCACATAGTTATAGAGACTACAG GTCTTGCGAAGCCTGGTCCAGTTATTGAAACATTTTGTTCTGATGAATTGGTTTCAAGACATGTCAAACTTGATGGAGTCGTTACATTGGTTGATTGCAAGCACTCCTTGCAACATTTAAATAAGGTAAAACCCAGATTTGTGTCGAATGAGGCTGTCGAACAAGTGGCTTATGCAGATCGTATTATCTTGAACAAG ATAGACTTGGTAACTGAATCTGAGCTCGAAGTGTTAACAAAGAGAATCAAG CATATCAATGGGATGGCACAAATAAAGAGAGCAAAGCATGGGGTGGTTGATATGGACTTTGTTTTGGGAGTTGGTGGCTACGATCTTGACAG AGTTGATTCTGAAGTTCAATCAGAGGGCTCCCACTGTGGGCACAAACATGAAGATAGGCATG AACATCACAAGAGTCACCATGTCCATCATGACCATGTACACGATTCTGCTGTATCCAGTGTTAGTATTGTGTCAGAGGGAACCATAGATTTAGATGAG GTGGATGATTGGCTTGAAAGACTGATTGAGGAGAATGGGGATGACCTGTACAGGATGAAAGGGGTTTTATCTGTGAGTGATTCTGAAGAGCGCTATGTTTTCCAG GGGGTACATTCCATTTTAGATGGATGCCCAGGCAAGACATGGGAACCAAATGAGAAGAGAATGAACAAGTTAGTATTCATAGGCAGAAACCTAGATGAAGCTGCATTAAGAAAGGGTTTCAAAGGCTGCTTATGTGAGGAATAG
- the LOC129889618 gene encoding uncharacterized protein LOC129889618: MGGPVIERKGGSVVWVLRQNGTWWPGRILCSNEIPTSGILSRTNFSSRFPIKLLGRDDASVYWYNLEKSSRVKAFRCGEFDGCIKKAESSKTLTYTKSLKYAHRADAILHALELEKQDQEKLERPVFISGFKEGETHGESNQRAKRSRRLYSPINSISFLEKSVHSQSSNMIATSIHAAENSSSKSTSSWKSDSQSSHRKKEKTAENSSSKSTSSWKSDSQSSHRKKEKTAGHNALQPAKMSFKVISRPAVKKWKHNGKVHNQHFRSRSVVSTNERSTEFGFKTESFENMSRDLNQESQPSPGNSFSEDTSIQSPSSKFTTRKNSTKTLIDVHMTVQSTYRGEHTPLVSLMSRLNGKAIVGHPINIEVLYDSSMLPVKKESCDQLQNKSRMPQLVWRTSKRTPVCYTSSTSSATKYENIQHSSKKLGDLSSQARKNGRFNTKSRGKLSKKSNMSKNKPRSLYLADSRIKNAVKDDRLPRVTCVPVKDVFIKLIGALGNV; this comes from the exons atgggagGGCCTGTGATAGAAAGAAAAGGAGGTAGTGTAGTTTGGGTGTTGAGACAAAATGGAACATGGTGGCCAGGGAGAATATTGTGTAGCAATGAAATCCCAACTTCTGGGATTCTTTCTCGTACTAATTTCAGTTCAAGATTTCCAATCAAGCTTCTTGGTAGAGATGATGCTTCTGT GTATTGGTACAATTTGGAGAAGTCTAGTCGCGTAAAGGCGTTTCGATGTGGTGAGTTTGATGGTTGTATCAAAAAGGCTGAATCATCCAAGACTCTTACCTATACTAAAAGCCTGAAATATGCACACAGAGCAGATGCCATTCTTCATGCTCTTGAACTTGAGAAGCAAGATCAGGAGAAACTGGAAAGGCCAG TATTCATTTCTGGATTCAAAGAGGGTGAGACTCATGGAGAAAGTAATCAAAGAGCAAAGAGAAGCAGACGTCTTTACTCCCCTATCAACTCGATATCTTTCTTGGAGAAATCAGTTCATTCGCAATCATCAAATATGATTGCCACATCTATTCATGCTGCAGAAAATTCTTCTTCGAAGTCCACGAGTTCCTGGAAGAGTGATTCGCAGAGTTCACatagaaagaaagagaaaactGCAG AAAATTCTTCTTCGAAGTCCACGAGTTCCTGGAAGAGTGATTCGCAGAGTTCACatagaaagaaagagaaaactGCAG GTCATAATGCATTGCAACCAGCGAAGATGAGCTTCAAGGTCATCAGTCGTCCAGCAGTCAAAAAATGGAAGCACAATGGGAAAGTGCATAATCAGCATTTTAGGAGCAGATCAGTTGTTTCAACTAATGAACGAAGTACTGAATTTGGATTTAAGACTGAATCATTTGAAAACATGTCAAGGGATCTCAATCAGGAGTCTCAGCCTAGTCCAGGGAACAGTTTCTCTGAGGACACCAGCATCCAAAGCCCTAGTTCAAAGTTCACCACGCGGAAGAATAGTACCAAGACATTAATAGATGTGCATATGACAGTTCAAAGCACATATAGAGGAGAGCATACTCCCCTTGTTTCTTTAATGAGTAGACTAAATGGAAAGGCAATTGTCGGTCACCCCATCAACATAGAAGTGTTATACGATAGTTCAATGCTTCCTGTTAAAAAGGAGAGCTGTGATCAACTGCAAAACAAGAGCAGAATGCCTCAACTTGTTTGGAGAACATCGAAGAGAACTCCCGTCTGTTACACAAGTTCTACCTCTTCTGCAACTAAGTATGAGAACATTCAGCACAGCAGCAAGAAACTCGGAGATTTGAGTTCCCAAGCTAGGAAAAATGGTCGCTTTAATACCAAGTCTCGTGGGAAGTTATCGAAGAAGTCAAACATGTCAAAGAATAAACCAAGATCACTCTACCTTGCTGATTCCAGAATCAAGAATGCTGTAAAAGATGACAGACTGCCTCGTGTTACATGTGTCCCTGTGAAAGACGTATTCATCAAGTTAATAGGGGCACTTGGAAATGTATGA